tggatagttaactttggctctgttgtttgtttgtttctttgttcaaaaaaaaaaaaaaattggcccttgtccttatctttgttgtacaggtagcagttgaatttgtacttccctcttgggtctttcagcgaacttatccctggttatgggtatgcactttgttgtacgtcgctctggataagagcgtctgccaaatgccaataatgtaatgtaatgtaataaataactCCAGGGCAGGGGAAAGTGACTCTACTGTTGCAAGGATCTGTTGAGTAATGAGCACTTTTTGCAGCTGTCCGTTCCCTATCTTGTCTAAACACCAGCTTTCAGCAGGAGTCCTTCACAAGTGAGGTCCCCATGACACAGTTCTttaaaacaatttcacaaaacCTTGAATATTTCTGTTACGTAAACAGATCTGACTGTGCCTGATGATTTAATATTTGTTCCCGATAACATCCTGCAACATCATAGCTAAggcatcaccatggcaacaggccACGCCTTACTCACCAGCGAGTGCCATGGACAGACGGAATTCATCATTGAGAATCTGCAGCACCTCTCTGACCCCCTCTTCCCCCTAAAAAACACAATGTCAGTCAGTTATTCAATCAGTCAGgcagtgagtcagtcagtcagtgattCTGCCAGAGATCAGCCAGTGACTCAGTCAGTCCATCAGTCAGTCAATGAATTGGTCAGTCAATGACTTAGTCAGCCACCAAATCAATAAACTCATCAGAAACTAAATCAGTCGGTCAGCTTTTCCCGTCTTCCCTGATATACATTCCCTCCTATTGTATCACATATTTACCTCCCTTGTGTCAACCATGAAATTAATACTGCGCGCAACCTTCTTCTTTTCAGAGCTGTACCATCGGGGAGATTTTCTTTTATAGAACAGCACAAATGTCAATGATATTTCAGTTTGAGAACAATCACAAAACCTCTAATAAGAGTAATTCTTCATGCTCAGAACGCTGGTTATATAGACAATAAACATTCACCTAAATGTTCTGTAGTTTAGTTACCTCACAATGTTGCATACAACTGCTATTTTACTTATGATGCAGTTATTACATAATTTTCAGCTAGCATCATTTGAAGTCGTAGATGTGCTGAAATACTTGGCTGGTGAGGTAGAGATCCATGCGATTGCAGGGGGACAATCGGAGGGTAGGGAGCAGGACAGAGCTTTCAGtataccacacacatgcacacaagtaaGCTCAGTGCTGCATGTTACCTTGTAAGCCAGGCCCCACACTGCCGGTCTGCCTATGAAAACGCACTTGGCTCCAAGGGCCACGGCCTTCAGCACATCACTGCCCGTACGGATCCCCCCGTCCAAGTAGACCTCGATCCTGCCTTGAACCGTGTCCACAATCTCTGACAGCGCATCtatctgtgggggggggggggggggggggggggcactgtttAACTGTTTCAGttccaagcccaatatgaagcggttccacccaaatcccaagggattttaaaaggctttggttgagaaaaatgagaaagttgagaatttagGATAgtatagtatagcagtcattttgatttgtTGAAAGGGTAGAAGGTCAAGAGTGCCATCTCTCTTGGGATGTTATGGCAGTTATGTATAGCACTCTTGGGACTCAAAGGGTTAAGTGTCACAACAACAAGAACTTTGCCTTTGGAaactttcccttttttttcttccaaaatggatttgcattccttttttttttgctcctaccacaactaaacacacaaaccactcaCATTTCGTTatttcccctggagcaatatggggttcagggccttgcttaagggcccaatagctgtgtggatcttatcatggctacaccagggctagagccttccaggtccctgccatgtaccttagccactagactgcaGGCTGCCCCTATAGCCAAGGCTTCAGTGGTCTCTCACCGTGGCGGGACCTCCGTCCAGCTGCCGGCCCCCGTGATTGGACACGATGATGCCCTGCACTCCATGCTCCACCGCCAGCTCTGCGTCCTCCTTGGTCAGGATTCCTTTGATGATGATTGGCAGACGGGTGAGGGACTGCAGCCAATAGACATCCTTCCAGCTGATGGAGGGGTCCAGAGTGTTGGCGGGGATCCCGTACTCCTCAGGCCCCGCGTTTTCCTGTAGGAGAGGTCACAAACGGACAAATTCAGGAGGTGCATCCCTCGGATGGCTGTTGGAAGAACAGGTATCCCAAGATATAGGTAGTTGTCTCACTGATGAACAAGGACAAATTGGAGGCTTGGAGAATAAGACAAGACCAACCTGGtataatccagctatgaccagcggATTGAAAATGTATAGTTTTAGCTGGTcaatgttgagtatagagctggtctgaactggtcgaccatctaccagctgtttcaaaatatagcttgaccTGTAGTAGATTGACTACTGTCGTTAGGAGTTTGGCTGCTACCACAGGCACCATGTCAAGAACTTTTGACTCTGGTCCTTGAATGATTGTCTTGTTTTGGTTTCCATTCCACCTGTGTTGGTGATGTATTGAGCCCCTTATCAAGAGACAGATTGTTGCAAGACGGTACCTGTGCTACTAGTCTGGCCAGTATGTCTAATACCAGGATACAATCAGCATCAAGTCCACTGACACTAAGCACCTCCTGCTTTTGGTAGGGTTGTATGAAGTGCCCTTGTTTGGATTCTGCTTGGTGCACTGTTGTTGTTACTCTCATGCCATGGATAAGATAAGGTGTTCTCACCTTTACCTCAAAGACTCCATCGAAGTTCTTGACCTTGAGGTGCGGCGGGAGTTTGAACTGGTTGCGGATGTCGTTGCGGCGCTTCCCGGTGTACGGCACGTCCACGGTGAGCACCAGTGCCTTGTAGCCGAGCGCCTCCACGCGGTGCACAATCTGCTCGGACACCTTGCGGTTGCGGTACACGTACAGCTGGAACCAGCGGTACCCGTTGGGTGCAGCCGCGACAATCTCCTCCACTGAGCAAGTGGAGTAGGTACTGGTAATATAACAAGTGTTCACTGCCTCTGTGGCTGGGACACAGAAAGAGGCTTTCTTTCACCAAACCTCTACTGGATAGATCTGGATAGACTGGAAATGCATAGCTCTTCAGTTAAAAAAGAATTTGAAAACAATGTTTGTAAGGTTTCTCCAGTAAGACCCTATACAGTGTCTCCACCTTGCAGTAAGACACTCAGTATTAGTCACATTCAAGTTGACCAATGTTACCAAAACTGGAACTGACGTCAGACTAGGGAGTCATCGGCATGCAAATTCTTTACAAAATACCAGTAAATTTCTCCCATCAGTTACTGACTCATAGCTTGCTAACTAAAGCATAGATGAATAGCAAACTGGACATGGCTTTTCATTATGCCTTCTTTACACTACATAAACTCATTGGACAGGGTTTGCATGCAATATTATTAAGTCGGCTGTGACAAACTGATTAAGTTGAAGACGTCACATATGCGTAATTGCTTGCAAGCACTGTCCATAATTTAAGCCAGTGTAAGTAAATcctacattttttcattttattttgcacagtAAAAAATCCAACTCTTACAGAATACATATGGTCCTGCTCTGGTCCAGATTAGGACcatacactgtatgtatgcctactttgttagagttgaattaacactggacattttactgtgtattaaGTAGTCTATTTAATAATATTGCATGCAACCACTGTCCAACATTGTTTTGTGTAGTAGTCTTTTATATATCTAGTTTTGGGCAGAGAACTGCATTTTCCACTATTGTGTGTGTAGTTTAACTGTTTCCCAAATCAAGTAGAACTGTACCTGTATTGGTATAAAACAAATTGTTAGACCAGCCATTTGgacaaagaaaaacatgaaatatagatTTGAAACCCCATTATCCATCAGATATTGAAAGCAAAATGCAATATCCTAAAATGGACCAGATTTATTGCGTCACCACCATGATTGCCCTGCGCCATACTGTATAAATGCTTTGGCAAAGTTTGTTACTGTGACATTCAAATACAAGCAAAATCATTAAACCAGTATCATATCTGGACAAAATTGCGGCTTTATATTTACACCGTCAGCCTAGCCgtttaaaatacaatttaaattcCTTGCATGAAATGTAccacatttattgtttcataacTATAACTGCTCTAccccatataaaatgcatgggCAAACTTATTATCTTACTATCATGGAATATTGGATATTTAGGTGACCATATCACAAAAGTTTGACTACACAATCATGTCTATATCATAAATGGGCATGCGTTATAGAACAGTTCTTAGCAGCAGATTGGCCACATTTCACATGAATCTAGTGTACCTGTTAATCAAGTATACCAGGCTTCATTGGGAATTAGAattttaactgaaaaaaaaagactcaaTCTGCAGTACCAGCATGGCCTTTGAGATCAGCATAATCTGCAACTGGTCTCTACATTAATGTAGCCTTATAAAGGAGTGTTTTTCCAGTAGCTTGAAAAATTGTTACTGGTGTGTATGGGAGAGTTACCAGCAGCCACAGTGGTTAATCAGGCCCAAACAATGttgccaaacaaaaacaaagcacagATCCTGTGCAGACACATGGCATGCCCTCTAGAGGCCATCTGGAGAAGCGCAGGCTCTGAGCAAACTGTCCATAAGTGAGTGAGCGAGTTATACACCTGATGTATTTTAAACTTGAtgagtccatccatccattatctaaccgcCATATTCCTGGACTTTGCTGAACAAGAcagggagcctatcccagcctgCAGTGGGCAATAGGCAGGAATACgccttggacaggtcgccaatccattgCAAGGCACACACCTCTCATACACTCATAGCCGTGTTCAATGTGGAGAATGTacacctgtatgtctttggttTGTGGGAGGAAAGCGCGGTAcgtggaggaaacccacacagacacgggtgaacatgcaaactccacacagaaaggccccaggccaggattcgaaccccaggaccctccttgctgtgaggcgacagccctacccactgcaccaccgttGATGTCATGACTGCGTCACGTGAGTGACAGGGTGCTGTTGGCCCCCCTTTACCTCTGGCGGTGGCCATCTCGCCCTCATGCCAGGCCAGGCAGTGGAAGGCGGTTGGCGCGATGCCCACGGGGAAGCTGATCTCTGTGCCCTGCACCGTTGTCCTGGTGTCGCTGATGGACACGTCCCTCAGGATCCGTGGCCGCAGACGAATCCTGGCGACACGAGCAATGAGCTCAACGAGGAATCGGAACACATGCAAGTTTGGACTGTAAGACCATACCCCTGGTCTTTGTCGGTGATCTTGGTAGCTAGCAGCACTGCATTAGCATGACTGGTCAGTGACTGTTAGTACATTGCACTCCACACAACAGTAATTGTATGGGTGGTCAGTGACTGTTAGTACATCACACTCCACAGTAATTGTATGGGTGGTCAGTGACTGTTAGTATGTAACACTGCACAGTAATTGTATGAGTGGTCAGTGACTGTTAGTATGTAGCACTCCACAGTAATTGTATGGGTGGTCAGTGACTGTTAGTATGTAGCACTCCACAGTAATTGTATGGGTGGTCAGTGACTGTTAGTATGTAGCACTCCACAGTAATTGTAACGGTGGTCAGTGACTGTTAGTATGTAGCACTCCACAGTAATTGTATGGGTGGTCAGTGGCAGGTAGTATGTAGCACTGCACGGTGATCGTTACCCTGGTAGGGTGCAGTACCGTTTGTACGCCAGCAGGTTGTCATCTCTGGTGCAACATTCATCCGCCCCGGCTGCGTAGTAGTCCCAGGTAGCCTTGGAGAGATGCTCCTTGGCATACTCCTCAAAGTCGGTAAGGCAGACCATAGCCATCTCCGCACAGCGCACACCCTCGCTGAGCAAACGCAACGGGAACATCGTCATCATTGTTTTAAACATTGCAATCAACAAACAGCCTTCATCCCCATTCTTCACGTTATTAGCAATGCGTTGTCTTCACTGTCTCTATTGACATGGAGTAATAACTTGAGCAAATGGTGCATGCATGGATGAATAAACAAGAACAAAcgcaaaaatattttgtgtagtggtgaaggtacgtgacagggacctggaaggctCTAGCCCttgtgtagccatgataagatccacacagctattgggccctt
This region of Conger conger chromosome 17, fConCon1.1, whole genome shotgun sequence genomic DNA includes:
- the hao2 gene encoding hydroxyacid oxidase 2 isoform X2, with protein sequence MAMVCLTDFEEYAKEHLSKATWDYYAAGADECCTRDDNLLAYKRIRLRPRILRDVSISDTRTTVQGTEISFPVGIAPTAFHCLAWHEGEMATARATEAVNTCYITSTYSTCSVEEIVAAAPNGYRWFQLYVYRNRKVSEQIVHRVEALGYKALVLTVDVPYTGKRRNDIRNQFKLPPHLKVKNFDGVFEVKENAGPEEYGIPANTLDPSISWKDVYWLQSLTRLPIIIKGILTKEDAELAVEHGVQGIIVSNHGGRQLDGGPATIDALSEIVDTVQGRIEVYLDGGIRTGSDVLKAVALGAKCVFIGRPAVWGLAYKGEEGVREVLQILNDEFRLSMALAGCRNVAEINRNLIQFSKL
- the hao2 gene encoding hydroxyacid oxidase 2 isoform X1 — protein: MAMVCLTDFEEYAKEHLSKATWDYYAAGADECCTRDDNLLAYKRYCTLPGIRLRPRILRDVSISDTRTTVQGTEISFPVGIAPTAFHCLAWHEGEMATARATEAVNTCYITSTYSTCSVEEIVAAAPNGYRWFQLYVYRNRKVSEQIVHRVEALGYKALVLTVDVPYTGKRRNDIRNQFKLPPHLKVKNFDGVFEVKENAGPEEYGIPANTLDPSISWKDVYWLQSLTRLPIIIKGILTKEDAELAVEHGVQGIIVSNHGGRQLDGGPATIDALSEIVDTVQGRIEVYLDGGIRTGSDVLKAVALGAKCVFIGRPAVWGLAYKGEEGVREVLQILNDEFRLSMALAGCRNVAEINRNLIQFSKL